The Malus domestica chromosome 17, GDT2T_hap1 genome contains the following window.
TATGATCTATAAACCATACTAAAGAAAGCTTTTCCAGACATTCCAAACTAATCAAAAGGATATCAGGATCATAATCAGTACGATACTCATCGCGCACCTGCAAAACAGAGAAGATAAAATCAAAACAATCAGAATGGTACATTTTTCCCAAGACAAGAAGGCAGAGTAATAAACCTGTCCACCACTTCGCCCACGACCCCATTGCCTTCCCTCTTGAAATCCCCAATCAAAATCCACACGAATAGGGCGATCATCCAGAATAGTCCCGCTAATATACTTTACGGCATCCTCAGTATCCTCTCGAGAATAGTATCTGTTAATAAATGCATACGGATTAAGCATCTAACTCTCAGAAAGGGGGAAAATGTGCCTTTTACTAATTCTCAACATACAGGACCAAGTTACATGCTACACATATCTTGACAAACACTGCTAAGAAATGATAAACTTCTGAAGCATCACAcaatcaatttaaatcataacATATGACGAGCTTCTAATGATAAAACAAAAGATCAGACAATTTGGGGCAGGTACAATGTGCACTTCGACAAAATATGATGGTTGACACTTGCTAGCCATAGTCTAAGCAACAACAGGAATGGGGGTGGGAGTACCGCCTCTCTTTACCACAACCTCAGGTAACTGACGCCAATCAGTTAATTTGAAATTGTCTCTTAATAACCCCTAAACTTTTTCCTTACAAGACATTAACaatatgaagaagaaggaatgaaGTCTTACAGGACAAAACAAAAACCACAAGGCGTTTTCGTGTTCTTATCCAAGCCCATAATTATCTTCTTGATTTCCCCAGCGCGAGAGAAGAGCTCGTAAACTTGCTCTTCTGTCGTATAGAAGGACATATTTCCAATGTAAACCGTTGTCGATGCCAAGAGCGCTTGTTCAAATTCCTCCTGTGACCCCGGAAACCTTCTATCCCGGTACTGGGAAAGCTTTGATTGGTCCTAATGACAAAACAAAAAGACGCTAAACGCTGAACaacaagttcaaaaaaaaacGCGTGAAACAGCCTAGGACATAATATGGCAAACGCTATCTAATACAAGCGCCAAATTTAAAGTCACCCGAATGAGATGGAGCAATTTATTTACCTTAAACAACGAAGCCATGGCGGTCTGTAACCGAGGGCAAACCAGTGAGGTAAAATTTGAAGAACAAGTTGCGGAGTTTTATCAAATCTGTAAAACAAGTTGATTGAAGCAATTTCAAAGCATAATACTTTAGGTCGGAGCATTAAATACTAAAATTGGAcgtagaaagaaagaagaatatgAATTACAAAGCTCAGTCCAATACAATGCAGACTCAGAAATTCAGAATTACAAAGCTCGCTCCAAAATTGCATTAAATACTAGACACAGTGGTAGATTTAAGAACAATCCCAATTCCCAggtggagagaaagagagaggagagaggaagtACCCAGGAAGAGGAAGGGGGAGCTTTGGCCTCGCTAGCTCGGGAGAGTTGAGGAGTGTAGACGGAGGAGGACTCGAGgtcgaggaggaggaggacgacgagGTGGATTCCCAAGTCCCTTCTTTCAACTTGATTTAGAGCTTCGGGTGGATTCCCAAGTTCCGGACCGGGTCTGGGTCGGCAGCTTCTTTATCATTTCCCtcattatattttgatttttctctttttggaCTTCACCTAAATATgaatacaaaaatataaacaaaagagaAGTGTAAACActgttgatttggtttttgattTTACAAACGTAGCGGTAGTATATTACATTATTAGTTGTTAAATTAGGAAGACCGATGTAGATCGAACTTGCACCAAGTACATAAAAATTTAAGTGAATTTTCtctaattttataaaattttcactttttgatttttatttttttaaataaaattaattactcGGTATCAAAGTTCTAATAGATGCTAGTAGGATAGCAGGCTGGGGCCTAGAGTCTAGGTGGCTAGGCGGggtctaggcggatttaagtagacccattatatttcgtgtaaataagtgtcgatttatacttaaaatatatataatttcatcataaactacaaaatagaatgacatatgtaTTATGAAGTGTGCATAATGAAAACATTgaggaacaaacatataatgtgtgtgcatttaagtatttaacaagtctcttacaatttattaaaaaaataaaatgcaaattgaagttatctattttctgtttaaATGAGTTGCAATTTAGAcggttttcttaattttcaaataccTATGTATTAATCGGAACGGTGGCCAGCCACCTAGCATATAGGCGAGAATATTTAGAACAATGCTCGGTATTTATCTCAAAATTACTGAATAAAATTCAGATTTTTCCAAAGAAGTGAACATTAAAGATCAAAagccaaaaactcaaaattgaaaaacatcaAACGAATCCCAAAAACGATGTCGTCCGCtaccaaaaagaaagaaaaaaagaaaagaaaaattgatggcCTCGTCTTCGCCGTCCGCGTCGACTAACCATGGCGGTGCTCCTCAGTCTGTCTGTGTAACTAGAGCTTCGACGACAGGGTCGTGGTCGTCATTCTGGGCTTGCTTCCACTCCACTTGGAGAAAGCTGACCCAAATAATTTGAAGGGGAACTCGTCACGTTGAAGCAAATTGCAGAGCTAGAGCAGGGAACAAACAACGCCGTTTGGGTGTGTTTGGCGTATCAGTGTTTTTGTCGCTTTTTTCTTATTAGTTTTGGAATTGATCTATAATTCTTGCTTAGGTAATTTATCTTACTTAATTTCAAGTTTCATTTGTACCTTAATTTCATTTTAGATTGGGGATTTTCAATTTGGGGGGTTAAGTTTTAGGGTTAGGAACTTAGGAATTGGGGTTTAATTTGTTTTAGGGGTGAAATCAAGTTTTGCATTAGGACCTTTGCATAATCCCTTCTCAAAAGTTAATTGCATTATCCTTTCCTTCAATACAAACACATGTTTTAGAGCTTTTACAGTACCAGTCGAGGCGGCACCAGCTAATTGGGtggtaatgaatttttggtAGGTTTGATTGGCAGATGTGGGACATGAGAATGTTAGACCACCATCCCAGTGGCGATGGTATTAGCCGAAGAATTCGAACTTTGATATGGTGAAAAGCAAACAGGTTGCAATGCAAAGAGAGTAGTGAGAGAACCTTGTGAAAAAAATAGCAACATAAAAGATGGAAAAATGAACTTATGACGTAATGTTTTTCGAGGGTATTCTTATTTAGGACGATCTGTGTCACGTTTGGTTGTCTGGTTTATAGCTGTGGCATCTTAAAATTTTGGTGAGTAAAGATCAGCTTGGCAGCTGAGTATTTAAGTTATGCATTTTATCTTTTACAATCGAAAACGTAAGCTAGGTCCAACAGTTTAGCATTTTTCATAGGAACTATGCCATGGAGATGGAGCTTCATAAATTATACGTGTTCCTATATGACTATCGGTATTCTCTTACTGGAAGTGGGATAAATTAATTTGTTGATTTGTTTCTTTTACATTGGCAGGTGTTGCATCCGTAGAAAGTGTACTCAATTTGCTCAGCTGGCTGATAATTTTATTCATTACCCAACTGGTAGGAAGGTAGATTTATCTTTGTAAGGACTAAGGATGATTTTTTCAGCACAAAGTCGCTCTTGCTCGTCCTTGCGTTGTTTCCAGTTATTCTCCTCTCTTGGTAGTTTCCATTCAGTTCAAATCCGTCGTTCCTGCTCTTCATTCCCCAACCTTAATGACCCAAATGGAGACACAAAGGACGCTAATGATGCTGAGTTGATATCGAAAATCCTTGTCCACCACCATAATCCCTTCCACGCTATGGAGTCCTCTCTCCAACTCCACGGTATTACTCTCTCCTCCCAACTCGTCCACCACACCCTCCTCCGTCTCACCAATAATTCCAAGATTGCCCTTGCCTTCTTCCACTATGCCAAGTCCCTCCCCAACCCTCCTGTCACCACTGCCTCCTTCAACCTGCTCATTGACATCCTTGCCAAGGTCCGTCAGTATGACGTCGCTTGGCAGCTCATTGTTGAAATGGACAACTTCAACCTCACTCCCACTGCCACCACATTTCTTACCCTAATTCGCCGATTGATCTCCTCTGGCCTCACCCGCCAAGCCGTTCGGGCCTTTGACGACATTGAAACCTTCGTCCAAACCAAGCCCAGTAGCCAAGATTTTTGCTTTTTGCTTGATACCCTTTGCAAATACGGTCATGTTAAGGTTGCAACAGAAGTTTTTAACAAAAAGAAGCATGAGTTTGTCCCTGATGTCAAAATGTACACTGTTTTGATCTATGGGTGGTGTAAGATTGGTCGTTTCGATATGGCAGAGAGATTCTTGAGGGATATGATTGAGCATAGTATTGAGCCCAATGTCGTTACATATAATGTCTTCTTGAATGGTATTTGTAGGCGTGCGAGTTTGCACCCTCAGGAAAGGTTTGAGAAGACGATAAGGAATGCAGAGACGGTGTTTGAGGAAATGTGGAAGAGAGGGATTGAGCCCGATGTCACTAGTTTTTCGATTGTGCTTCATGTTTATAGCCGGGCACATAAGCCCGAGTTGTCGCTTGATAAGCTGAAGCTGATGAGGGAGAGAGGGATATTCCCCACAGTGGAAACTTACACTTCAGTTGTAAAGTGTCTTTGCTCGTGCGGGAGACTTGAGGATGCAGAGGAGTTGCTTGGTGAGATGGTGAGAAGTGGGGTTAGTCCATGTGCAGCTACGTATAATTGTTTCTTCAAAGAGTACAGGGGGAGAAAGAACGGGGAAGGTGCTTTGAAGTTGTACAGGAAGATGAAGGAGGATGGTTTGTGCGTGCCCAGTATGCACACTTATAACATATTGGTGGGAATGCTTTTGGAATTGAATCGAATGGAGATTGTGAAAGAAATATGGAATGATATGAAAGAGAGTGGGGTGGGACCAGATTTGGATTCGTATACTATGTTGATTCATGGGTTATGTGCAAAACAGAAGTGGAGGGAGGCTTGTCAGTTCTTTGTGGAGATGATAGAGAAGGGTCTTCTTCCTCAGAAGATTACTTTTGAGACACTCTACAAAGGGTTGATACAATCTGATATGTTGAGAACTTGGCGAagattgaagaagaaactcGATGAAGAGTCTATTTCGTTTGGATCAGAGTTCCAAAAGTATCACCTTAAGCCATTTAGGAGATGATATTCCATCTGCAGGCAACTGTAGGATGCATGCAGTGAGCATCTGCATTTTGTTTTCAAGAGATATTGCTGTGCCTTTGGCAGAGAGTCACATTCAACCTCAATCATTTCGTGCCTTTCATTCCAAGCGTTGATTAATTCTCTATAATGATGCAGTAAATGAGATGCTTGCAGTTTCTTGTATTTCTACATGGCCTTACAGATTAACTTTCTGGGATCTGCGCAACCCTCTGAACCGATCCTGGCAGAGTTTCTTGGCTTGACTACCTCTCAAGATGTGTGGCGGGATctcaagaaaaaaatttcatccgCAGATTATGACTCGGGCACTCCATCTCAAACTTCAACTTCAAACCATCGACATGGGCAACTCTAGCATCTGTGATTACCTTGACAAGATCAAAACACTTGCAGATCCCCTCGCAGCCATTCAGAATCATGTCTCGGATTCTGAGCTTGTTCGCTTCACTCTCGCCGGTTTGGGTGATGGTTATGAATCTTTTACGAGGTTCATCCCTACACGATCAGTCCTTCCAACGTTTGATCAACTTCACGCACTCTTACTGAACCAAGAATATCGACTTCATCAGCTTCACTCTCAGGCTCAAACTGCGCCTCGAGGAAATTGCGGTCTTGGAATTTTTCGTGGTTGTGGACCTTGTGGTTGTTCCTGTCTATTTTAGTGCATGCTGAAGAAGGATAGATAACAATGTACTCATACAAACAAAGCTTCTTatttgaataaaatgatgagttCTTTTGTACTTAACACCGGTTTATTGTTTACTTAATTTCTTTTCATACTTAGTGGGAAAAAATGCATCTTAATCCCAATTcgtcctttattttgtctttctaaACACCAAGCCCTAATCCGCCCTCATAACGGTGACCATAATCGGAATTGCCTAATCC
Protein-coding sequences here:
- the LOC103405639 gene encoding nuclear cap-binding protein subunit 2-like; the encoded protein is MASLFKDQSKLSQYRDRRFPGSQEEFEQALLASTTVYIGNMSFYTTEEQVYELFSRAGEIKKIIMGLDKNTKTPCGFCFVLYYSREDTEDAVKYISGTILDDRPIRVDFDWGFQEGRQWGRGRSGGQVRDEYRTDYDPGRGGYGKLVQKELEAQRTLVDYGTGSLGSFPPVMPPQYGRHGGGPNHGGTHRPRRDYPRKRYRDDDRQSYDDSKRNSDYESRKNSDHESRPEKNPRFRESGDSDDDEDEQKRQA
- the LOC103405638 gene encoding pentatricopeptide repeat-containing protein At2g13420, mitochondrial-like encodes the protein MIFSAQSRSCSSLRCFQLFSSLGSFHSVQIRRSCSSFPNLNDPNGDTKDANDAELISKILVHHHNPFHAMESSLQLHGITLSSQLVHHTLLRLTNNSKIALAFFHYAKSLPNPPVTTASFNLLIDILAKVRQYDVAWQLIVEMDNFNLTPTATTFLTLIRRLISSGLTRQAVRAFDDIETFVQTKPSSQDFCFLLDTLCKYGHVKVATEVFNKKKHEFVPDVKMYTVLIYGWCKIGRFDMAERFLRDMIEHSIEPNVVTYNVFLNGICRRASLHPQERFEKTIRNAETVFEEMWKRGIEPDVTSFSIVLHVYSRAHKPELSLDKLKLMRERGIFPTVETYTSVVKCLCSCGRLEDAEELLGEMVRSGVSPCAATYNCFFKEYRGRKNGEGALKLYRKMKEDGLCVPSMHTYNILVGMLLELNRMEIVKEIWNDMKESGVGPDLDSYTMLIHGLCAKQKWREACQFFVEMIEKGLLPQKITFETLYKGLIQSDMLRTWRRLKKKLDEESISFGSEFQKYHLKPFRR